A DNA window from Elephas maximus indicus isolate mEleMax1 chromosome 17, mEleMax1 primary haplotype, whole genome shotgun sequence contains the following coding sequences:
- the LOC126061144 gene encoding olfactory receptor 151-like — protein MPAENHSTVTEFILGGLTNRPELQLPLFFLFLGIYMVTMVGNLGMITLICLNSQLHTPMYYFLSNLSFVDMCYSSVITPKMLVNFVSEKNSISYAGCMSQLYFFLVFVIAEAYMLTVMAYDRYVAICSPLLYNIIMSHQICSMLVAVVYIMGLIGSTIQTGLMLKLSYCESLISHYFCDILPLMKLSYFNTYDIELTVFFLAGFNITVTSSTVLVSYAFILSSILHIRSTEGRSKAFSTCSSHLTAVGLFCGSTAFMYLKPSRASSLAQENVASVFYTTVIPMLNPLIYSLRNKEVKDAMQKTLRRKLS, from the coding sequence ATGCCTGCAGAAAATCACTCTACTGTGACAGAATTCATTCTAGGAGGATTAACAAATCGGCCAGAGCTCCagctccctctcttcttcctctttctaggGATCTACATGGTCACCATGGTGGGGAACCTGGGCATGATCACGCTCATTTGTCTGAATTCCCAgcttcacacccccatgtactactTCCTCAGCAATTTGTCATTTGTAGATATGTGCTACTCCTCTGTCATTACTCCTaaaatgctggtgaactttgtgtcagagaagaacagcaTATCTTATGCAGGGTGCATGTCACAACTCTACTTCTTCCTTGTTTTTGTCATTGCCGAGGCTTACATGCTgacagtgatggcctatgaccgctatgttgcCATCTGCAGCCCTTTGCTTTATAACATCATTATGTcacatcaaatctgttccatgCTAGTGGCTGTGGTCTACATCATGGGGCTCATTGGCTCAACGATACAGACTGGCCTCATGTTAAAACTGTCCTATTGTGAGAGCCTCATCAGTCATTACTTCTGTGATATCCTCCCCCTCATGAAGCTCTCCTACTTTAACACCTATGACATTGAGCTGACAGTTTTCTTTTTGGCTGGATTCAACATCACAGTCACCAGTTCAACAGTCCTTGTCTCCTATGCCTTCATCCTCTCCAGCATCCTCCACATCAGGAGCACAGAGGGTAGGTCCAAAGCCTTCAGCACCTGCAGTTCCCACCTTACAGCAGTAGGACTCTTCTGTGGATCTACTGCATTCATGTATCTAAAACCTTCCAGAGCCAGTTCCTTGGCCCAGGAGAATGTGGCCTCTGTGTTCTACACCACAGTGATCCCCATGTTGAACCCCCTTATTTATAGTCTGAGGAACAAGGAGGTGAAGGATGCCATGCAGAAAACACTGAGAAGAAAACTGTCTTAA